Below is a window of Halogeometricum rufum DNA.
GTGACGACGTTCTTCGTCACCTCGGCGGACTCCTCGACGCTGGCCGTCTCGATGATGACGACCGGCGGCAAGGCCCGACCGTCGACCATCAACCGCATCTTCTGGGGCGTCGTCCTCGGACTGACCGCGGCGATACTGATGATTCTCGGCGGGACGGGGAGCGCGAACACGCTCCAGCAGGCGGCCATCATCACCGGGACGCCGTTCGCGTTCGTCTGCTTCCTCGCCCTCCTCTCGCTGATGAAGGACTTCGGCTCGAACTACGGCCGCGTGCTCCTGCAGGACGAGACGGTCCTCGTGGGGTCGAGCCGGAAGAGCGAGCCGGACCCACCCGGTGCCGGCGACCCGGTCGAGTCGGACGACGACTGACGGCGTAATCCCCGCGCCGGCGTCTCGTGCGGCCGTCGAGTCAGCCGGACCGTCGGACCCCGGTCACTCGTCGTCCCCGACGGTCGCACGCGGGACCGGATGTCGCCGTTCGAGTTCCCGAATCGTCCGGACCAGCACGTCGACGCCGTGGCCCAGACTCCGCTCGTCGACGTCGAACGTCGACGTGTGGTGACTCGTCGGGTGGTCGGTGCCGACGATGAGGTACGTCGCCAGCCCGCCGTCTCGCTGCACGCGGTCCATCAGGAACGTCGCGTCCTCGCTCGCGCCGAAGTCGGCGGCCGGGAGGACGCTGTCGATGCCCTCGACGCCCTCGGCCACCTCGGCCACGAGGGCCTGCAGTTCGGGGTCGCTGTCCGCCCGCGGCGACTCGCTCACCACGTCGAACTCGGCCCGGCAACCGTGCATGGCGGCCGCGGACGCGACCGTACGCTCCAGACGCGACTTCACGTACTCCATCAGTTCGGTGGTCTCCCCCCGCGCTTCGGCCTCCATGTGGGCGCGTTCGGCGACGACGTTGCTCGACGTTCCCGCCTCGACCCTGCCGACGTTCACTCTGGTCATCCCGTCGCCGTGGCGCGGGATGGCGTACGCGTTCTGGATGACGGTGCCCGCCGCCTGAATGGCGTTGTCGCCCTCGTTCGGGGCCTTGCCCGCGTGGGCCGACGTTCCCCTGATGGTCACGTCGACGTGGCACATCGCGAGCGGTTTCTCGATGCCCGCGACCACCTCGCCGGTCGGGTGGTCGAGGCCGACGTGGACGGCCAGCAGGTAGTCCAACCCCTCCGCGAATCGGCTCTCGGCCATCGGTCTGCCGCCGCCGCTCAGCTCTTCTGCCGGCTGGAAGAAGACGACGAGTCGCCCCGCGAAGTCGCTCGCCGCGACCGCTTCGAGCGTCGCCAACCCCCACGTCATGTGGGCGTCGTGCCCGCAGGCGTGCATCGTCCCGTCTCTCTCCGAGCGGAACCCCTCGGCCGCGGGGCGGTGGTCGTCGTCGGTCGACTCCTCGACGAACAGGCCGTCGATGTCGACGCGGAGTCCGACCGACGGCCCGTCGCCGCGTTCGAGGACGGCGACTGCGCCGGTGTTGCCGCCGGCCATCTTCCCGAGGACGTCCTCGTCCGCGCCGTACTCCCGGGCGCGGTTCAGCCACGGTTCCAGGTCCGACTCGTCGGGGACGGCCATCCGGTCGGCGGGGTCGTAGGCGTCGGCGCCGACGGCCAGTTCGTCGACGCCGATTCGCGCTATCTCCTCCACCAGCCGAGCCGTGGTGTAGAACTCGCGCCACGCCGGTTCGGGGTGGCGGTGGAAGCCGCGACGGACCGTCTCCAGACGGTCCCGGAGTAACTCTACCATGTGACTAGCTAACGTAGCACAGTAGCTTAGGTGTACGCCGTCGTGGGCGTCCGGACCGCACCGACTCGGTCCGAGCCGCGCCGAATCGGCCCGGACCGTACCGAATCGCGCCGGACCACGGCGACCCCTCCGAACGGTCGGCGGCGGGTCAGGTCGTGAACAATCGCCGCGGGAAGTCCGCGAGCGTCTCCGCGCCGGAGGCGGTGACGCGGAACGTCTCGCTTATCTCGACGCCCACCTCGTCCGTCCAGATGCCGGGAATCGCGTGGAACGTCATGTCCTCCTCCAGCACCGTCTCGTCTCCGGGACGGAGGCTCGCCGTGTGTTCGCCCCAGTCCGGCGGGTAGCCCAACCCCATCGAGTAGCCGATTCGGTCGGCTTTCTCGATGTCGTACTTCGCGATGGTCTCCCGCCACGCCCGTTCGACGGCCTCGCAGGTGACGCCCGGTTCGACGGCGTCGAGGGCGGCTTCGAGTCCCTCGACGACGACGTCGGCGGTGTGTTCGAGTTTCTCGGGGGGGTCGCCGACGAACGTCGTCCGCGCGAGCGGGGAGTGATAGCGGTGCCGACAGCCCGACAGTTCGACGATGACCGGGTCGCCGTCCTCGAACTCGCGGTCCGTCCACGTCAGGTGCGGCGTCCCCGTGTGGTCGCCCGACGGCATCAACGGGACGATGGCGGGGTAGTCGCCGCCGTAGTCGTCGGTGCCGCGGACGAGGGCGTCGTAGATGGCCCGCGCCGCCTCGTACTCCGGGACGCCCTCCTCGATGGCGTCTAACCCCGCCCGCATCGCGTTCTCGGAGATGCGGGCGGCCTCGCGCATGTAGTCGAGTTCCCGCTCGGACTTCACGATGCGAACCCAGCCCACGAGCAGGGTCGCGTCCTCGAAGGTGGCGTCCGGGAGGTTCTCCCGCAGTCGCGTGTACGACTTCGCGGTGAAGTACGACGCGTCCATCTCCAGTCCGACGGATCCGTCGTCGACGCCCAGTTCTTCGAGGACGCCGGCGACGTAGTCCATCGGGTGGAGGTCGTACGGCGAGTGGACGTGGTCGTCGCTGTACGAGCGGATGCTCTCGCGGTCGAGGTGCGTCGTCGCTCGCGCGCCCCCCGCGTCCATCTCCCGACCGACCCAGACGGGTTCGTCGCGCCCGGGCGTCACGACGACGGCCTGATGGACGTAGAACGACCAGCCGTCGTACCCCGTCAGGTAGTTCATGTTCGCCGGGTCTGAGACGACGAGCGCGTCCAACTCCGCCTCGCGCATCCGCGCCTTCGTCCGGTCGACCCGCCGTTCGTACTCCGCTTCCGGGAATATCTGTTCACGTGGCATGGTAACGAGTCACCTACCCGACAGTCGCTCAGCGATGCAAAAAGTGTTCAGTCTCGGAATCGGGCACGTCGGGCGAGCGGACGCGTCGAACCCTCGGCAGGGATACGTCGAACCGGCGGCGGCGACGCCGGACGGACCGCACGCCGTCGGGTTTTTGCTCCCCCCGCGGAACGTTCCGACGTGCGACTCGTACAGGTGATGATTCCGACGGGGAAACGAAAGACGGTCCTCGAACTGCTGGACGAGGAGGGGATAGACTACGCCGTCTCCGACGAGACGAGCGGTCGCGACTACACCGCGCTCGTCTCCTTTCCGCTGCCGTCGGCCGCCGTCGAACCCGTGCTGGAGAAGTTGCGCGAGGTGGGTATCGAACGCGACGCCTACACCGTCGTCGTCGACGCCGAAACCGTCGTCTCCGAGCGGTTCGAGGCGCTGGAAGAGCGGTACGAGGAGGAGAACGGGGACAGCGACCGAATCGCGCGAGAGGAACTCGCCGCCAACGCGGACGAGTTGGCCCCGCCGCTCCCGTCGTTCGTCCTCATGACCGTCGTGAGCGCGGTGGTCGCCACCGCGGGCGTCCTCCTCGACTCGCCGGCCGTCGTCGTCGGGTCGATGGTCATCGCCCCCCTCGTCGGCCCCGCGATGTCGACGAGCGTCGGAACCGTCATCGACGACCGGGAGATGGCGGTCGAGGGCATCAAACTGCAGGTGCTCGGCACCGCCATCGCCATCGCCGCCGCGGCCATCTTCGCCGTCGTCCTCCGTGCGTCCGGTATCGTCCCGCTGACGGCCGAGGAGGTGTTCGCCATCAGCGAAGTGCGCGAGCGGCTCGCGCCGGACGTACTGTCGCTCGTCATCGCCCTCGGCGCCGGTGCCGCGGGGGCGGCCGCCGTCTCGTCGGGCGTCTCCGCCGCGCTCGTCGGCGTCATGATAGCGGCCGCGCTGGTGCCGCCCATCGCCGTCGTCGGCGTCGCCCTGGCCTGGGGACAGCCGGTGGCGATGCTGGGGCCATTCGTGCTGGTGCTCGTCAACATCCTGTCGATAAACTTCGTCGCCCTCATCGTCCTCTGGCAGATGGGCTACCGGCCGCAACTGTGGTTCCGCGAGGAGGAGGCCAAGTCGGCGACCGTCTCGCGCCTCGCCAGCATCGGGCTGATTCTCCTCGTCCTGTCGTCGGTTCTCGTCGGCGTCACCTACGGCACCTACCGCACCGCGACGTTCGAGACGGAGGCGGAGAGCGCGGTCAGCGCGGAACTCCCCGAAGAGGCGTCGCTCCTGTCGATGGACGTGCAGTACGACGGCTTCCCGTTCCAGACGCCGACCCGCGTCGTCGTCACCGTCGGCTACCCGCCCGACGCGTCGCCGCCCGACGTCGGCGGGCAAGTCCGCCCGCGCATCGACGAACTCGCGCCGAAACCGCTCGGTCCGCTGGGGAGCCGCGACGTGGCGGTCGAAGTGCGGTACGTCCCCGTCGACCAGCCCAGACGGGTCGGGGGAGCGACCGACGACGCGTCGGTGCTGGCCGGCGACCCGGCCGCGGTGGCGGGTCGCTCCGGGGCGGTGCCGGCGTGACTGAAAGAGTTCTTTGTGACAACGGCGGCTTGAAGCGCTGAGCCAACGAATACGTGGCTATGCAACGTCGATTCAGAACGGTCGTCCTCCCGGTCACCCTCGCAGCGCTCCTCGCCCTGTCGGGGTGTCTCGCGCCGCTACAGGCCGACGGCGGCGCGGACGACGCCAGCGCACAGCAAGTCGCGAACGCCCAGCAACTGTCGGACGCGCCGGGCCGAACCATCACCGTCTCCGGGGACGGCGAAGTGTCCACCGAGGCGGACCTCGCCGTCCTCACCGTCGCCGTGACGGCGACGGCGTCCTCGGCCGACGACGCCCGCGCGCAGGTCGCAGAGCGATCCGAGACGATGCGGCAGGCGCTCCGTGACGCCGGCGTCCCGGACGACGCCGTGACCACGGCGCACTTCCGCGTCGGTCCGCAGTACAACTACGACGGCAAGGAGCGGAACGTGACCGGCTACCAGGCGATCCACGCGTACACTATCGAAGTCGCGCCCGACCGCGCGGGCGAAGTGATAGACGTGGCCGTCGGCAACGGCGCTGACGAGGTCCAGCAGGTCACCTTCACGCTCACGGACGAGACGCGCGCCGACCTCCGCGAGGAGGCCCTGCGCGCCGCGATGGACGCCGCCCGCACCGACGCCGACACCCTCGCCGACGCGGCGAACCTCTCCATCGCGGGCGTCCACTCCGTCTCCACGTCCGGTGGCTTCAACCCCGTCGGCACCCGCGTGGCCTACGAGACGGCGGACGCCGGCGGCGCGAGCACGTCCTTCGAACCCGGCCCGGTGACGGTGACCGCGACGGTCAGCGTGACGTACGAGGCCGAGTAGAAGCGACCGACTCCGGTGAATTCTTCGAGACGGTCGGAGTGACGGTAGTCGTCCGCCATCACTGCCCCCTCGTCGTTCCGACCGCACCACTCGAGCGACGGACGGAAGGCTCGGAGGGGGACGAAATCTTCCGCCCTCCGTATAAACACGTTAAACGTATAACATACAGAGGGATACGGTCGGGGGCGTGTTATCTGGTGATATGGCACGGGAACACAATGACGGCGGCCGAGCCAGCGCTACCGAATCACACGTCTCCCTCACCGCTGGGGTCGTCACGGCATTCGACGCCAGTCGGTTCGGACGTATCTGGACATCGCTGTTCGGCCGTTGCGCCGGAGCACCGGAATAGTTCGACAATGACGAGTAATCGACACCATCCGAACCACCCCGACGTCGACCAATCGGATCGGACCATCCCCAGAAATCTCCGTCAGACGGGCGACGCGGACGTCGACCTCCTGATATCGACTCGAGTTCGGCAGTCACCGTTCTGGCATCTCTCCGTCGAGGCGGGATGTCGGCAGGCGACGGTCTACAATCACATGTACCACCCGCGGGCGTACATCGACCCCGACGAGGGCGGGTTGGACGCCGAGTACGACCTGCTGGTCGACGAGGTGACGCTGATGGACGTCGCCGTCGAGCGCCAGATCCGCGTCGAGGGGCCCGATGCCGAGGCGTTCGTCAACTACGTCATCACGCGAGACGCGACCGACATCGAGCCGATGCGCGGGAAGTACGCCATCTGCTGCAATCAGGACGGCGGCATCCTCAACGACTTCGTCCTGTTACGACTCGCCGACGACGAGTTCTGGTTCTCCATCGCGGACGCCGACCTGAAACAGTGGCTCCAAGGCGTCACGGTCAACTCCGAGTTCGAGGTCGACATCGACGAGATCGACGTCTCGCCGATGCAAGTCCAAGGCCCGAAATCGCCTGCGGTGATGGAGTCGCTCGTCGGAGACGTGGTCGAAGACATCCCGTACTACGGACTGATGGAAGCCACGGTCAACGACGTCCCGGTGCTGGTGAGTCAGACCGGCTTCTCCGGAGAGGCGGGATTCGAGATATACGTCCGTGAGGCGACGAAGAACGCCGAAGCGGTGTGGAACCCGGTACTCGAAACGGTCGAGGCCCACGGCGGTACCGCGACGGGGATATCCCATCAACGACGTATCGCAGCCGGAATCATGTCGCTGGGGCAGGACATGGACGACGAGACGTCGCCGTTCCAGGTCAACCTCGGCTATCAGGTGCCCGACGACAAGGACGCGGACTACGTCGGCAAAGCCGAACTGGAACGCCAGCGAGACGCCATCGAGAACGGCGACTTCCCGTTCACGCACAAACTGGTCGGCCTGAAGATGGCCGGCGAACCGATCCGGGACTACGCTCCCGACTTCTGGCTCGTCTCGGACCCCGAGACCGGCGACGAGTGCGGCTATCTGACGTCGGCGTGGTGGAATCCGGAACTGGAGACCAACATCGGCCTCGGATTCGTGCCGGCGGCGAAACTGCAGGCCGCGACCGACGTTCCGCTCGACGACTCGATATACGACGCGGACGTCGACGCGGAGTTCGAAGTCCACCTCCCGGACGAGTACGCCGAGGAGCCCGGCGAACCCGTCTATGCGACGGTCGCGAAGGTTCCGTTCAAGGAGTCGGTCAATCCCAGCGCTCGCGAACAGGCCAAGATTCACGCCAGGGACGATATGAACGATTCCGGGTCTCGGTCGTCTGGAGAACGAGAATAGCTCCCGAGGGCGGTCCGAGACCGATACGTACCCGTTCCAGAGCCGGTCGTCGCGTGCGTCGTGAGGTCGAGTCCCGACCTACTCCTGCCGCGACGGCGGGATGTCGGGGCTCCAGTCGACGGCGTCGACGGCGGCGGCGAGCACGTCGTCGACGCCCTCCTCCGTCTCGACGCTCATGTAGTAGTCCGCCGCCACGTCGGTCGAGCGGTCGCTCTTGTTGCAGACGGTGAGTACCGGCACGTCGCGTTCGGCGAACCGGCGTTCGACGGCGTCGCGCAGTTCCAACTGCGCGTCGAGCGGGTAGCCGCACGCGCCGCTGGCGTCGACGACGAACAGGACGGCGTCCGCGAGGTGTTCGAGGGCGCTGACGGCCTGCTTCTCGATGTCGTTGCGGTCCGCCTCGGGCCTGTCGAGGAGGCCGGGCGTGTCGATGATCTGGTATCGAATCCGGTCGCGCTCGAAGTGGCCTATCTGGACGCCCTTCGTCGTGAACGGGTAGCGCGCTATCTCGTTGGACGCGCGGGTGACGTGGTTGACGAACGACGACTTGCCGACGTTCGGGTAGCCGGCGACGACGATGGCCGGTTCGTCGGGGCGGATGTCGGGGAGGTTCTTCAGGGCGTCGCGGGCCTCGCCGATTCGCAGGAGGTCCTCGGAGACTTCCTCGACGATGTCGGCCATCCGGGCGAACGCCTGTTTGCGGTGTTTGCGGGCCGTCTCCGGGTCGGACTTCCGCATCTTCGACTGGTACTCGCGACGAATCTCGGCTATCTGCCGACTCGCCCACGTCACCTCCGAGAGACTCTGTCTGAGTTCGTCGACGCCGCCGGGGCGATGGTCCGGGTCGTCGTCCGACCCCGGGTCCGAGACGTCCACGATGGCGTCGGCGAGTTCGTAGTAGAACGGGTCGACCGTCCCGAAGTCGGGCCACTCGGTGACGACGTTCTCCAGGTTGTCCGAGAGGATGGACGAAGCCGTCTGGAGCATCGACTCCTGGGCCTCCAGTCCCGACTTCGCCCGACCGGACCGCGCGGCACGCGAGAAGGCTTTGTCGAGAAGTTCCTCCGACCGCGGCGTCGTCGGGAGGGACTCGAAAATCATGATACCCTCTCTACTCGGCCGAGGGGTAAAAGCGCGTCCGTTCGGCCGTCGCGCGGCAGGACGTGACACTCCACGGGACGGCGCGGCGGCGGTGCGGCGACGACGCGCCGACGGGCACGAGACTTTTCTCCGGGACGAGCGTACCCGGACGCATGAACACGGACTGGCGTGCCGTCGCCGTCGGCTTCGTCGTGATACTCGTCGTCGGGGCGGTCGGACTCTCGCTCCCCCTCCTCGGACAGATAGGCGCCGGCCTCGTCGGCGGGTTCGCCGCGGGCTACCTCGCGGGCGGAACGCTCGGCGACGGCGCGTGGAACGGGCTCCTCGCGGGGTCCATCTCCGGCGTCGTCCTCACCCTCGTCCTCGCCCTGTTGGGGAGCGTCCTCGGACTCGCCGGTGGACCGCTGGGGGCGTTCCTCGGCGGCGCGGGCGTCTTCCTCGTGGGACTGGTGGTGACGGTCCTCTTCGCCGTCGACAGCGCCATCGCGGGCGCTATCGGGTCGTGGGCGAAGGCTCGGTGACGCCGTCGGAGCGGTCAGTCGCCGCGCTCCAGATACTCCTGCTGAATCTCGACCACCGCCGAGGAGTCCTCGCAGTCGGCGTAGCGTCTGAGCGGTTCCTCGTTCAGTTCGAGGAACGTGTGCCCCCACGTGAACTTCGAGAGGATTCGCTCGGCGTGGTCGGCGTGACCGAAGATGGAGAGGGCGGCGGCGAGTGCCTCCACCGTGGTGAGTTGCATCGGCCGCCCGAAGTTGACCGGGTTGGCCGCGACGAGGTACGGGAGCGCGCGGTGGTCGCCCGGCAGCGAGAACATCGCCTCGCCGGCCGACTCCCACGAGCAGTCGAGGGCGACGAGGGTCGTCGCGCCCGCGTCCGCCGGCGAGAGGGCGCGTTCGGCGTGCGGATTGAGGACGACGCCGTACGGCGTCGCGCGGTCGGACCGGTGGAGTTCGGCGAGGTCGAACCGCGAGAGTTTCCGCGCCGTACACTTCGCGGGGTCGTCGTCGCCCTCGTAGCGGACGTGCAGGCTCGGAGACGAGGCGTCGGACACGGTGGTGGCAGTCGGCGACGGACGGATAAAAGCGGTTCGTCGGCGGACGGCGAGGGACCACTCGTCGCCGTCGCCGGCGGTCCCGCGGCGGACGACCCGTCAGCGTCTTGTCGCCGGCAGCGCGACTGGCACGCATGGACTCGGACGCCGCCGCGTCGGGACGGGGACTCGTCGAGACGTACTACGACGCCGTCGACGCCGGCGACTACGACCGCCTCGCGTCGGTGCTTGCGCCCGACGTCGTCCACGACAGGCCCGACCGGACGCTGTCGGGACGCGAGACGTTCGTCTCGTTCATGCGCGACGGTCGCCCCGAGACGGAGACGCGCCACGAGGTGACGGCGACGTACCGCGCCGACGACGGCGGCCGGGTCGCCCGCGGCCGACTGGTCGGGGCGGACGGGGGCGGACGCTTCGACTTCGTGGACGTGTTCGACGTCGGCGACGACGGCATCCGGCGCATCGAGACGTTCGTGCGCGACGACCTGCGGCGCGGATAGCGGGGACAGGAGCGAGCGTCAGCGGTCGTCTCTGACCGCGACGACGCCCTCGGTGTCTATCTTGACCAGTCGGTCCTCGATGCAGAAGTGGACCTCGAGTTCCACGTCCGCCTCGCGCGCCGAGGAGAGCAGTCGTTCCGCCTCCTCGGGGTCGACGCCGCGGAGACGGGGCACGGTTCCGCCCTCCGAACCGAGGGTGGTCGTGAGCGTCGCGTCGAGTTCGGCCGCCGAGTCGAATCGGTGCCTGCCGACCGCCCGCCACGGCGTGTCGTCGATGGAACGAATCACGCTGCGACACCTCCCGATTCCGGGAGTCGGGTCGAGTTGCTCATACTCGTCCGTCGGACTGTGGGGTAATGTAGGGGGTCGGCCGTGACCGCGAGTCCAGCCGAATTTCGTCCGATTTCGGGCTAAATGGCCGATTAAACGGGGGGAGCGCGTCCGCCGTTCGCGGCGGTCAGTCCTTCCGACCCGCGCCGACGGCCGACTCGCCGACGTGTTCGTGGCCCTCGATGACCTCGAGGCCGCCCATGTACGGGCGGAGCGCTTCGGGGACGGTCACGGTGCCGTCGTCGTTCTGGTAGTACTCGAGGATGGCGACGACGACGCGCGGGACGGCGAGGCCCGACCCGTTCAGCGTGTGGAGGTACTCGGCCGACTCGTGGCGTTCGGGTCGGTAGCGGAGGCCGGCGCGGCGGGCCTGGAAGTCCTCGAAGTTCGACACCGACGACACCTCCAGCCACCGGCCGCCCTCCTCGGGGCCGTCCTCCATGTCGTCGCCCGGCGCCCACACCTCGATGTCGTACTTCTTCGCCTGCGTGAAGCCGAGGTCACCGGTACACATCTCGAGGATGCGGTACGGGAGTTCGAGGCGGCGAAGCACCTCCTCGGCGTCGTCCAGAAGTTCGTCGAAGCGGTCGTACGACTCCTCGGGGCGGACGAAGTTGACCATCTCCACCTTGTTGAACTGGTGGACGCGGACGATGCCCCGCGTCTCGGTGCCGTGTTCGCCCGCCTCGCGCCGGAAGTTCGGCGTGTACGCCTGGTGCTTCACAGGCAGGTCGTCGTCGAGCAGAATCTCGTCGCGGTACATGTTCGTGACGGGCACTTCGGCGGTGGGGCAGAGCCACAGGTCGTCGTCGTCGTACGCCTCCTCGTTCGACCCGCCGAGGCGGTAGGCGTCGTCGGTGAACTTGGGGAACTGGCCCGTCCCCTCCATCGACCGCGAGTTCACCGGGATGGGCGGGAACAGGTCGGTGTAGCCCTGTTCGCGGTGGACGTCCATCATGAACTGGACGAGGGCGTGTTCGAGGCGCGCCCCGTCGCCCTTGGCGAAGTAGAAGCCGCCGCCGGCGACCTTCGCGCCGCGTTCGAAGTCGAGGACGTCCAGTTCCTCGCCGAGGTCGTAGTGCGGGACCACCTCGTCGGGCAACTCGCGCAGGTCCTCGAACCCCTCGCGGCGGCGTTCGACGTTGTCCGACTCGTCCTCGCCGACGGGGACGTCCTCGTGGGGAATCTGCGGGAGTTCGAGCAGTCGCTCCTCCAACTCGGCCTCGAGTTCGTCCGCGCGGTCCTCGACGTCGGCCAACTCGGCCTTCAGTTCCTGCGACCGTTCGATGGCCTCCTGGGCTTCCTCGTCCTTTCCCTCGGCCTTCAGGTCGCCTATCTTCGACGACGTCTCGTTGCGCTCGTGGCGGAGTTCGTCGCCGCGTTGCTTCAGCGACCGCCACTCGTCGTCCACCTCGAGGACGTGGTCGAGGTCCACGTCGTCCATCCCTTTGTTGCGAAGCGCCTCCCGAACCGTCTCCGGGTTCTCGCGGAGGAACTGCCTGCTAATCATTGTCCGACGGTTCGACAGGGCGCGGCAAAACCGTGTCGCATCCGTGCCACTCGGTACGAGGGCGTGGCCGCCTCAGCGGTCCGTCCGCGCGCGTCCGTCCGCGGCGCGGAGGGCCGTCGCCGCCTCCGAGACGAACGCGTCGACGACGTCGCCCGCGGGGACGACGTCGTCCGTCAGTCCCGCGCTCTGGCCCGCGTAGAGGGGGAGTTCGGTCACGTCGCCGTCCATCTCCGGCGTCGCCAGCGAGTCCTCGTATCGGCCGACCGGCCCGTCCGGACCGCGCGCCACCGTCTCGCCGTCGCCGGGCCGGTCCGAGTCGGGGCGGCCGGCCGCCTCCCAGCGGTCCGTCGTCTCGTTTCGCAGGACGCGGTGGGGCGCGTCGGGCCACCCCTTCGAGAACGGCGTCCCGTACCGCGTCTCCGTCTCTGCGGCCTCGACCACCCGCCGCCGGTAGGCTCGGTGGACGTTCGCCTCTTCGGTCGCGAGAAACCGCGTCCCGACCCAGACGCCGTCGGCACCGAGCGTCGCGGCGGCGGCGAGGCCCCGACCGTCGGCGATACCGCCCGCGGCGACGACGGGCGTGTCCGGGACGGCGTCCGCGACGCGCGGGACGAGAGGCATCGTCGCCACCTCGCTCTGCACGTGGCCGCCGGCCTCCCACCCCTGCG
It encodes the following:
- a CDS encoding amidohydrolase, which encodes MVELLRDRLETVRRGFHRHPEPAWREFYTTARLVEEIARIGVDELAVGADAYDPADRMAVPDESDLEPWLNRAREYGADEDVLGKMAGGNTGAVAVLERGDGPSVGLRVDIDGLFVEESTDDDHRPAAEGFRSERDGTMHACGHDAHMTWGLATLEAVAASDFAGRLVVFFQPAEELSGGGRPMAESRFAEGLDYLLAVHVGLDHPTGEVVAGIEKPLAMCHVDVTIRGTSAHAGKAPNEGDNAIQAAGTVIQNAYAIPRHGDGMTRVNVGRVEAGTSSNVVAERAHMEAEARGETTELMEYVKSRLERTVASAAAMHGCRAEFDVVSESPRADSDPELQALVAEVAEGVEGIDSVLPAADFGASEDATFLMDRVQRDGGLATYLIVGTDHPTSHHTSTFDVDERSLGHGVDVLVRTIRELERRHPVPRATVGDDE
- a CDS encoding M24 family metallopeptidase — encoded protein: MPREQIFPEAEYERRVDRTKARMREAELDALVVSDPANMNYLTGYDGWSFYVHQAVVVTPGRDEPVWVGREMDAGGARATTHLDRESIRSYSDDHVHSPYDLHPMDYVAGVLEELGVDDGSVGLEMDASYFTAKSYTRLRENLPDATFEDATLLVGWVRIVKSERELDYMREAARISENAMRAGLDAIEEGVPEYEAARAIYDALVRGTDDYGGDYPAIVPLMPSGDHTGTPHLTWTDREFEDGDPVIVELSGCRHRYHSPLARTTFVGDPPEKLEHTADVVVEGLEAALDAVEPGVTCEAVERAWRETIAKYDIEKADRIGYSMGLGYPPDWGEHTASLRPGDETVLEEDMTFHAIPGIWTDEVGVEISETFRVTASGAETLADFPRRLFTT
- a CDS encoding TIGR00341 family protein, giving the protein MRLVQVMIPTGKRKTVLELLDEEGIDYAVSDETSGRDYTALVSFPLPSAAVEPVLEKLREVGIERDAYTVVVDAETVVSERFEALEERYEEENGDSDRIAREELAANADELAPPLPSFVLMTVVSAVVATAGVLLDSPAVVVGSMVIAPLVGPAMSTSVGTVIDDREMAVEGIKLQVLGTAIAIAAAAIFAVVLRASGIVPLTAEEVFAISEVRERLAPDVLSLVIALGAGAAGAAAVSSGVSAALVGVMIAAALVPPIAVVGVALAWGQPVAMLGPFVLVLVNILSINFVALIVLWQMGYRPQLWFREEEAKSATVSRLASIGLILLVLSSVLVGVTYGTYRTATFETEAESAVSAELPEEASLLSMDVQYDGFPFQTPTRVVVTVGYPPDASPPDVGGQVRPRIDELAPKPLGPLGSRDVAVEVRYVPVDQPRRVGGATDDASVLAGDPAAVAGRSGAVPA
- a CDS encoding SIMPL domain-containing protein, producing the protein MQRRFRTVVLPVTLAALLALSGCLAPLQADGGADDASAQQVANAQQLSDAPGRTITVSGDGEVSTEADLAVLTVAVTATASSADDARAQVAERSETMRQALRDAGVPDDAVTTAHFRVGPQYNYDGKERNVTGYQAIHAYTIEVAPDRAGEVIDVAVGNGADEVQQVTFTLTDETRADLREEALRAAMDAARTDADTLADAANLSIAGVHSVSTSGGFNPVGTRVAYETADAGGASTSFEPGPVTVTATVSVTYEAE
- a CDS encoding aminomethyltransferase family protein: MTSNRHHPNHPDVDQSDRTIPRNLRQTGDADVDLLISTRVRQSPFWHLSVEAGCRQATVYNHMYHPRAYIDPDEGGLDAEYDLLVDEVTLMDVAVERQIRVEGPDAEAFVNYVITRDATDIEPMRGKYAICCNQDGGILNDFVLLRLADDEFWFSIADADLKQWLQGVTVNSEFEVDIDEIDVSPMQVQGPKSPAVMESLVGDVVEDIPYYGLMEATVNDVPVLVSQTGFSGEAGFEIYVREATKNAEAVWNPVLETVEAHGGTATGISHQRRIAAGIMSLGQDMDDETSPFQVNLGYQVPDDKDADYVGKAELERQRDAIENGDFPFTHKLVGLKMAGEPIRDYAPDFWLVSDPETGDECGYLTSAWWNPELETNIGLGFVPAAKLQAATDVPLDDSIYDADVDAEFEVHLPDEYAEEPGEPVYATVAKVPFKESVNPSAREQAKIHARDDMNDSGSRSSGERE
- a CDS encoding NOG1 family protein translates to MIFESLPTTPRSEELLDKAFSRAARSGRAKSGLEAQESMLQTASSILSDNLENVVTEWPDFGTVDPFYYELADAIVDVSDPGSDDDPDHRPGGVDELRQSLSEVTWASRQIAEIRREYQSKMRKSDPETARKHRKQAFARMADIVEEVSEDLLRIGEARDALKNLPDIRPDEPAIVVAGYPNVGKSSFVNHVTRASNEIARYPFTTKGVQIGHFERDRIRYQIIDTPGLLDRPEADRNDIEKQAVSALEHLADAVLFVVDASGACGYPLDAQLELRDAVERRFAERDVPVLTVCNKSDRSTDVAADYYMSVETEEGVDDVLAAAVDAVDWSPDIPPSRQE
- a CDS encoding DUF5518 domain-containing protein: MNTDWRAVAVGFVVILVVGAVGLSLPLLGQIGAGLVGGFAAGYLAGGTLGDGAWNGLLAGSISGVVLTLVLALLGSVLGLAGGPLGAFLGGAGVFLVGLVVTVLFAVDSAIAGAIGSWAKAR
- a CDS encoding DUF367 family protein is translated as MSDASSPSLHVRYEGDDDPAKCTARKLSRFDLAELHRSDRATPYGVVLNPHAERALSPADAGATTLVALDCSWESAGEAMFSLPGDHRALPYLVAANPVNFGRPMQLTTVEALAAALSIFGHADHAERILSKFTWGHTFLELNEEPLRRYADCEDSSAVVEIQQEYLERGD
- a CDS encoding nuclear transport factor 2 family protein — protein: MDSDAAASGRGLVETYYDAVDAGDYDRLASVLAPDVVHDRPDRTLSGRETFVSFMRDGRPETETRHEVTATYRADDGGRVARGRLVGADGGGRFDFVDVFDVGDDGIRRIETFVRDDLRRG